One region of Glycine max cultivar Williams 82 chromosome 9, Glycine_max_v4.0, whole genome shotgun sequence genomic DNA includes:
- the LOC106794201 gene encoding protein MAIN-LIKE 1-like, whose amino-acid sequence MIRTRGLGRALGRAIGKALGRRDASDYDAPSGEGLLHLPERPELKLSSHGRKMAKFGRPATEIEGLETSSFHLPVGEVTITLDDVASLLHVPIVGVFHNFEQLHVNDVVDMLVELLKVSVAEARAETIQCHGSYVRLSWLRDVYHMKIEACHRIVAVQAYLLHLFGCTLFAKKSVTHMQVVFLDALRDLTQSGTYAWAAAAVLVHMYDNLNEASKSTTRQLAGYITLL is encoded by the exons ATGATTAGAACTAGAGGTCTTGGTCGTGCTTTAGGCCGAGCAATAGGAAAAGCCCTGGGGAGGAGAGACGCGAGTGACTATGATGCCCCTAGCGGCGAAGGCCTACTACATCTGCCC gaacgTCCTGAGCTGAAGCTATCTTCCCATGGAAGGAAGATGGCTAAGTTCGGGAGGCCTGCTACAGAGATTGAAGGCCTT gaaactagtagtttccatTTGCCCGTTGGAGAGGTGACTATCACCTTGGATGACGTCGCGTCATTACTACATGTGCCTATTGTAGGAGTGTTCCACAACTTCGAGCAACTTCATGTCAACGACGTTGTTGACATGTTGGTAGAATTACTCAAGGTCAGTGTTGCAGAGGCGAGAGCTGAGACGATTCAGTGTCATGGCTCTTATGTTCGACTATCATGGCTACGAGACGTGTATCATATGAAGATCGAGGCATGTCACAGGATTGTAGCAGTGCAAGCGTATTTGTTGCATCTTTTTGGATGCACACTCTTTGCTAAAAAGAGTGTCACACACATGCAAGTGGTATTCTTGGATGCACTACGTGACTTGACGCAGAGTGGGACTTACGCTTGGGCCGCTGCTGCAGTACTTGTGCAcatgtatgataatttaaatgagGCATCGAAGAGCACGACGAGGCAGCTTGCAGGATATATCACTCTATTATAG